One stretch of Cygnus atratus isolate AKBS03 ecotype Queensland, Australia chromosome 26, CAtr_DNAZoo_HiC_assembly, whole genome shotgun sequence DNA includes these proteins:
- the LINGO3 gene encoding leucine-rich repeat and immunoglobulin-like domain-containing nogo receptor-interacting protein 3, protein MLYTMTCWLPVLILHLVLLSPQQVAACPARCECAPQIKSVVCHRKRLTAIPEGIPTETKILELNKNRIRCLNPGDLSPYPLLEELDFSENIITNVEPGAFSNLFNLQTLRLRGNQLKLIPPGVFTKLTNLTLLDISENKLVILLDYMFQDLRNLKSLEVGDNDLVYISQRAFSGLLGLEQLTIEKCNLTSISAESLSYLQNLEVLRLRHLSISALEDQNFKKLYNLLQLEIDNWPLLEDISPTSFQGLNLTSLSITYTNITAVPTAALRNLVHLRYLNLSYNPISTVLKGSFKDLIRLQELHIVGALLVSVEPQAFSGLRQIRLLNLSSNFLSTLEESTFHSVNTLETLRVDRNPLACDCRLLWILQRRKTLNFDGQQPMCSTPPEIQGNALRDFPDSVLFEYFTCQKPKIRDRKLQHITAREGQSVSFLCRADGEPDPSIVWVSPQHRMITTRSTGRATVLPGGTLEIRFAQVQDSGTYICIASNAGGNDTYFATLTVKGHPADGSPYANRTLYLSEFNDTYHNDTQVFLKFTLDLKTILVSTAMGCITFLGVVLFCFLLLFVWSRGRGQHKNNFSVEYSFRKVDGPTTTTGQGGARKFNMKMI, encoded by the coding sequence ATGCTCTACACCATGACATGTTGGCTCCCGGTCCTGATCCTCCACCTGGTCCTCCTGAGCCCCCAACAGGTGGCAGCTTGCCCTGCTCGCTGTGAGTGCGCCCCGCAGATCAAGTCAGTGGTGTGTCACCGCAAGCGGCTCACCGCCATCCCTGAAGGCATCCCCACTGAGACCAAGATCCTGGAGCTCAACAAGAACCGCATCCGCTGTCTGAACCCAGGGGACCTCTCCCCATACCCcttgctggaggagctggactTCAGCGAGAACATCATCACCAATGTGGAGCCGGGCGCCTTCAGCAACCTGTTCAACCTGCAGACCTTGCGTCTGCGGGGGAACCAGCTCAAGCTCATCCCCCCGGGGGTCTTCACCAAGCTGACCAATCTCACCCTGCTGGACATCAGCGAGAACAAGCTTGTCATCCTGCTGGACTACATGTTCCAGGACCTGCGAAACCTGAAGAGCCTGGAGGTGGGTGATAACGACTTGGTGTACATCTCCCAGCGAGCCTTCTCAGGGTTGCTCGGCCTGGAGCAGCTGACCATCGAGAAGTGCAACCTGACCTCCATCTCAGCCGAGTCGCTCTCCTACCTCCAGAACCTGGAGGTGCTGCGGCTCCGGCACCTCAGCATCTCCGCGCTGGAGGACCAAAACTTCAAGAAGCTCTACaacctcctgcagctggagatTGACAACTGGCCTCTGCTGGAAGACATCTCCCCCACCAGCTTCCAGGGCCTGAACCTCACCTCACTCTCCATCACCTACACCAACATCACAGCCGTGCCCACCGCTGCCTTGAGGAACCTGGTGCACCTCCGGTACCTGAACCTGTCCTACAACCCCATTAGCACTGTGCTGAAGGGCTCCTTTAAAGACCTCATCCGGCTCCAGGAGCTCCACATTGTGGGCGCTCTCTTGGTGTCTGTGGAGCCGCAGGCCTTCTCCGGCCTGCGACAAATCCGGCTGCTCAACCTTTCCAGCAACTTTCTCTCCACACTGGAGGAGAGCACCTTCCACTCCGTCAACACGCTGGAGACACTGCGGGTGGACAGGAACCCCCTGGCCTGCGACTGCCGCCTCCTCTGGATCCTGCAGCGACGGAAGACGCTCAACTTCGACGGGCAGCAGCCCATGTGCTCCACACCACCCGAAATCCAGGGCAACGCCCTGCGTGACTTCCCCGACTCCGTGCTCTTCGAGTACTTCACCTGCCAGAAGCCCAAGATCAGGGATCGAAAGCTGCAGCACATCACGGCCCGCGAAGGCCAGTCTGTGTCCTTCCTGTGCCGGGCGGATGGGGAGCCGGACCCCTCCATCGTCTGGGTGTCCCCCCAGCACCGCATGATCACCACGCGCAGCACAGGGCGGGCAACCGTGCTGCCGGGGGGCACCCTGGAGATCCGCTTtgcccaggtgcaggacagCGGCACCTACATCTGCATCGCCAGCAACGCAGGGGGCAACGACACCTACTTCGCCACCCTGACGGTCAAGGGGCACCCGGCCGACGGCTCCCCCTACGCCAACCGGACTTTGTACCTCAGCGAGTTCAACGACACCTACCACAATGACACCCAGGTCTTCCTGAAGTTTACGCTGGATCTCAAGACCATCCTGGTCTCCACAGCCATGGGCTGCATCACCTTCCTTGGCGTGGtcctcttctgcttcctgcTCCTCTTCGTGtggagccggggccgggggcagcacAAGAACAACTTCTCGGTGGAGTACTCCTTCCGGAAGGTGGATGGTCCCACAACCACCACGGGCCAAGGAGGAGCCAGGAAGTTCAACATGAAGATGATCTGA